The stretch of DNA TCAGCTTTACTACctgatatttaaacatatttaaagaaTAAAGTAGATATATTAGTCGGGTAATCTCGCCTGGTCCCCAGACTGTAATATTAATGCTAGCTACATTTTACACTGACTAACTGAGATAACAAACCATGCCTCTAATTAATTCAGATATTagtaaagttatatataatagaATTCATAACCACCTAGTCACTCATTCAAAAGACTTACTATGTTGTAGTGTATCAagtcccatatggtctagcggttaggattcctggttttcacccaggcggcccgggttcgactcccggtatgggaacggctgttttgtttctttcagGTAATTGTTTCAAATGCTGTATTCTAACTATGAAGATTTTGTTAGCATCAATATTGATTGATATATTCTGGACCCTCTAAGCAATATAGAGTATTACAGGGTATTTTACTTACTCCCCGAACCTGTCAAATTGCACGGTCTCACTTCCCTTTTGTGCACTTTGTATATGGTTGAAATGATAATTAAAAAACACCTGACTTGACTTAAACAAAGTGTTCTTTTAAACACACTCAGTGCTCTGACCTTTTCTGCAGCTTAATCATCACGAAGCATTTTAGTAATTTCAAATCAGTCTCTCACGTTTCAACCTTatgaattatgaaaaaaataaattctttaaatttaaatgtaatgagAAAGAATTCTGAAAATTTCAGCATCCTATGAAGGCAGGAGgtaaacagaaatatgatattGATGACAGAAACAACAGTTCAGGAAGTTCTGTCATTTCTTTAGTTGGCACTAGAACATtggcatttcattcattcattcattgtctgtaaccacttatccagttcactgtgggtccggggcctacctgaggtcactaggcgcaaggcaggaacacaccttggactggtccttcgcagggtgaacATTAACATTTGATTGATTTAAATGAAGAATCTGAAAGACCACAAGAATATCCATTTTTTCAGGCATCTAAGATCAGTCAAACTGGATTTCAGAACCATCATCGGGAACATAGACGTGaacgtttatatatatatatatatatatatatatatatatatatatatatatatatatatatatatatatatatgtgtgagaAAGGAAATGAAAAACGGAACAGAAAAATCATAGTTACACTGTAAAAcccaaaaatacataaataaataaatgtgcatcaattatacatatatatatatattcagtataactgatgcacatttatttatttatgtatttttgggTTTTACAGTGTAACAATATGATTTTTCTGTTCCGTTTTTCATTTCCTTTCTCATTTATGTTCATTTCTCTGAGCATGTGTGCAATTCGGCTAGTAGAAAATCATGAGACATGACATGACCAAGTTTGTCtcctgtgtgcgtgtgagtgtacTGATGGACAGTGCCAAAGCAGGCAGGGGCCAGGTAGCAGTGGCATTAGATgctggctgtgtcccaaacttcacactgctgcactaaattgtatgtataaaaaaatataccaCCCTTAACACATTGCTTTCTGTAGTGCGGTACGTAAAGTTCCACATTATGTGATTGAGACACAGCCTCACTTTCTAACTCGATCAAGCTCAAATTATGTTAGTGTTAATAAATTGTTTTGTAATCTGATTTCAGCATAATGCCAAGAAAGGAACCATCACAGGACTCAACTTTattgaagcttttttttttagtagtgTTAGTGTAAGTGACAATAGATTTTACAAGATCACATCATTATCAGTAATTAACCCTAGCctagttttaaatatttttttaaaatttcatgtCTTATTTGGAGAATGCTGGTGCTGACATgggagaggcagagaaagaaagtgaggtGAGGTCCAAAATGGATTAGTGATGAAAAAGATTGTCCAGTATTGCTTTGtttgaaatataatatattttatcagAAGAACCCTGATGCAGAAttagaagagaaaagagatgTATCTCTGTGTGAGGTGAGGTTCTAAAATTGACACATGAATGTAATGGAATGAATCCAGAAATGAGCAGAAATAATGCAATATGCTTAATTTCTTATGAGCCTCGAGTCTTTTTGCAGAATTATTTTCAAGTGGCTACAAAGTTCTGTGACCTCATTGGCAGGGACAATATCTCTGACTTCCAACTGACTAAATGTGAacataaatttatttaaatgtgtattgcATTCATCGGTTGAACATGCTAGAATGTGatgtgatgaatgtgtgaattttttTATGCCATAGTTTTAAATGGACTATCTTAAGGTAAAAATTCTTCACAGCAGTCTTATCCTActtcaggagcaaaaatacagcATTTTACTGCTTCATATAGGAATCGGCTTATAGCtagctaatattttgggtatgggGTGGGCTTTGCCTCAGCAACTGTGTCCCCCCCAACATCAAACTTCCTCCTACGCCCTTGCCACTGTCTATGTAAATCCACCATTTTAAGAGAAGGTGAAGGGCTTGACTAAGGTCTGCACTGTTTATGTCAAGATGGcatcattgattttttttttttttaacagacaaATTGTGTGggtatttgtgtttttacatttacattgtatattttgtatattgttAAGATTTGAAATTGGCAGTTTATTATGTCCTGTGTGCTTATGATGCACTTGAAATGATGAAAACATTATTACATTTACAGATTTTGATTGCAATGAATTGTATTTCATGAATATTCATTGTCCTAGAGGGTTGGCTACCCTCTGGCCACTCAACGATAAAACTCTAGCTGAGTGTACTGAAGAATATATaggctgtgtatgtgtatttgagTAGTTTAATCACAATACTCTATATTCATAAGCAAATAACTTGTGTCAGATTGGTATGAGCTGATAGTAAAGCTTTCATCTGATATCAGAAACTAAAAATTGAATTGTTCTTTAGCTGAAAAATTAACATTTCTGACACATGGTTTTTCAGACCAGTCTCCAAAATGAGAACAGTCCATAAATTTCTATGCTCTCTCCACCACATCAATCTCATTTGACATCTGCTACATGTCAAATAGTGTTGCAGGAAGagcatataatataaaatatattctccCCTAATGGGAGATGGTTCCCACATTCTCTTAGTAAACAGTTAGAAATGCAAAACATAGTCAGGAAGCATGTCTGTAAAGGAAATAGAGTAATAAAATTACACGTCTGGACAAAGTCTGATTTAGTTTTATATTCTGCACTGAGTTTATCAGCATTAGTCACCCACCATTGCTGATTAGAAAAAAAGCTGGTTGATTGACAGCTGTCAGTAAAAAGGTAACAGATTTTTTCTAAACTAAAATGGAAAGATTAATAAAATTAACGTGTGCAAGGAGAAAGTAAATGGGAAAATATTTTggaaattgaaaataaaattaaaataaaactgaaaagggAAATACTAAATATTCGTTTGAGTTTCCATTTCCACACGTATCACCCATTTTACTTCTCCATTTCCAGGGTTCGAGTTGTATCTTCTGGTTTATATTAAAGACCAGTGGAGATATCATTTTGAAGAGCAAACAGCGACATGGGCCTGTACATCATGTAACACCTGCACAGACTTGGACCACAGCGGGTCACAAATTACTCACCGTGCACGAGGAAGGACAAGCGGTACGGCCTCTAAACTTTAAAGGCTCGTTAACATTTATACTTAAAAATAACTACCATTACTTTCTGCTAAGCATTTATTGCATTATTTGAGTaataaatatcatattttaGTGTCACGTGCAGTGCATTTAGGACACGGCCATGGTTGGTGTTTCACCATCAGCTGACCCGGGTGGTCATGTGACCTGTAATGGCGGCGGATAGTGAAAACAGGTTGGACTCAGTATCTAAGCCGTAGAAATATTAAGGACTGTTTCTgagtataaatattaaaagtccagcttgtttttttaatactacaGGAAGTTATTTGTCGAGTTCGGCAGTAAATAGATTTTGATTGTGTTTAAACCTGGTGTGCGAGTTGAAACTGTAGAAATGGGTCTCGATCCTGTTTCTCTGAAAATAGATCAGCAGCTACTTCAGTTTATGGAGCAGCTCGAGATTCTGGAGGAGAAAAGACAGAAGTTAAACTCACTCATAGAAGAGGTATGAAGCCTGACATTAACAGCGATCCTCGGTATTTCATatagtatctgtgtgtgtgtgtgtgtgtgttttgagaggCTAACATTAACAAACGACCGATAATTCTTTCTCTGCAGGGATGGTTTAACATATCCAAGGCTCGCTACTCGATGGGAAATAAACAGGTCTCTGCTCTACAGTACGCAAGCGAGATGAAACCACTCATCTGTGTTCAGTCCAGGTCAAAACAAATCACCTTTTCATAAAACTACCTCAGGAAAAACCTTGTCCCATAGCCTATTTTAACCCATATATACATTGAATGtgctattaaaaacaaaatatgataCATCAAATCCTTCTGATATGTGAAATTAACTTCCAAATTTGTagcaagaattaaaaaaaagaataggtTTATAGTATACCATATTAAATACACCATTACTTGTGGTGATATAccaatatatatgatatataccaatgatatatatatatatatatatatatatatatatatatatacacacacacacacacacacacaccatagtATTAAATTAACCAGTAAAGAATGTATCAGATTTTATTTGCACCAAACTGTCACTGTATGGGTGTCATGGTTTGTCACCTGAAACATTTATGCTGTAACCTTGCATTTAGTCTTAATTTTTCCCCATTGTTCCATACACATACCACATTGTGCGATACAAATTATGCAGCAAACCAAATTGtcaatagattttttttatacttttacaCACCTAAAAGTATTTTTATTCTTGTCGCATCATGAAATAAATCAATCTGGACCAATTAAGCCCCATTTTGGTAATACAATATCCTGTTGTCCAGTGTACTTTTAAGTATTAAAATTGTACATAgtaagtttttaaaaacatactgTGATGTAATTCTAAATAGTTTGTCACACAAATCAAGTAAATATTGAGCTATTAcccaaataaaaacaccaaaatagtattattttgtattattagtATATTCTTAGAAAGAATTCTGActacatttattaaattatcCAAGGATCTGTTGAGGCAAACACTTTTGTGTACAAGAAAATTACTGATTAGAGTTAAAACCTTCGATATCCACAGTAATTCCAGCATATATAATTGTTTCTAACTACATTTTACTGAAATACAGCATTTCAGAAAAGGGTGAAGTGGCATTCAAATGTGAACCAACAGAATTCAAAAGTGAAGAACTGAAAGCTAGTGGCACAGCAGAAGACATAGGACCCAAAGATGGAGGTATAGCTCATACATAACAAATATTCATTATACtattgaaataattattttattaaatgtaaatgaaacatAATTTGAAATCAATTTGAACTGTTCTAGTAGGCCTCAGGAGGAGAATGAAGATCAAACAGAAAGAAAGTACAGAGGAGGATACCTCTAAGGTGCAACATGAACAGGAACCTCAGCATAGCTTAAAGAGTGAGAAATCCCCATGTCAGCATCAAGATCCACTAAAATGGTTTGGAATCCTTGTTCCACAGAATCTCAAACAAGCTCAGGCTGCTTTTAAAGAAGGTGAGTTTAACACGAGGGTAAATCCAAGTAAATAGTGGGTGGATTTACTGAATTTAATTATGCATTTATGAGATGCCTTTTACTCAGTACTCAAGTTCAGGCATTTTAATCACCTGCTATTGGGCTTAAAGAATATGCCACTTATCCACCTGTCATATTAGCATGCTTTTTTGAAATTCAATCATAGCTTTTAACTTATATTGAATATAACAGTTTATTCAAATGTTTAAAgctgaataaattaaaataatgcatgAAAACCCTGGGTCACAAGCTGAAGAACAGAGATGAGAGAAATCAAGGAGGTATAAATTAGTGTTGATATCCACCCCCAAAATAATCCAATTTAAAATGAGTGAGAAAGGCTAAATCTGGGTGCCCAATCTTATCTGCAAAGAGCCTGTGTGGCTGCTTGTTTTCATATCAAACAAAATAAAGGTGAGCTGACTGTACTGGTTCAGtcagtatttaaaatgtttaaaaatattttaattaattgctttgtaaaaataaaaaccagcagccacacaagCCCTTTCTTGGTAAGAATGTAAACCCTTACACTAATTTATCCCACATCATCCTCATGATGGTGGGTTTATTGCCTGTTTGAAAATATATTCACCACATTTAAAATGCTTATTTCAAACGTTCTAGCAGCATTGTACAGAAAGCTTGAATAAAGAACTTTAATGTGTAACATGTAACTTTACCACAGGACAAATGTGTAAAGGGGGTTAACGTTTTACATCTTACTGAATTTGAACTTTGGTCACGGGTGGCAGTGATGGTTTGTTGAGTCAGTAGTAGGTGCCAGATTACAGCTTTATAAAGCTTGCACTTGGGTAACAAATTTTAGTAtgtactttatttattattattggaaATATAATCCATGCTTAATGTATTATTGTGTCCAAATATGGAAACATTGTGCATGAAACTTGTCTTTGAATATAATTCCAATGcagcttttttccccctttcatTATTTGCAGTCATCATGCTTTCAGCAGAGATTGCAACCCTGCAGAATGTGATTTCAGCTACTAGAATGGAGATGCAGACCCAAATGAAGGACAAACACAAGAGTTGCCTGGAACTGAGAGaataatacatacacacatacacagtttactgttttttttttttttgtaatgtattttgGTGATTTTGTCACAACTATATTGTTGTCCATACCTTTGGAATAAACATATGTATTTTATTCAACTATTATTTTTCAAGAGAATATTTGATAAACTTGAATGCGTTTTAAATGTAGCCTTTTTAGAACTTTAAAGTTGTTACATATTTCTTGTTTAAGATTTTTCtaaagtgaaaatatttaacaGTTCATTATTTTCACATGGTCATTTACTCCAGAGACAGTACAAATTACACACAATGCAAGACATAGACGgttaataaaagtaaacaaGACGATATAATAATGACTCGTGTAGACTAATAAGAAGACAAGCGTACAGACTCAAGACCCAGAATTAGTCAATCTCAGGACGAGGCAGAAAGACGTAAATATGTACAATAACGTGGAAATCTTAACAGCTGAAATATCAATAAACCTTTTCTTTTGAATCTAGATTTCGGCGaaatgtgattttttatttcaataaagTTTAAGGTGGCGGgagttattttaaataatgtccaCCAGGGGGTACAGGGGGCGTATCAAACTGTTTAGCCAACTTACCAGCCATTTCTGTTAGTGGCTAAGTGTTTCTCAAACTTTAGCTTGGCGGTGTTATCCGAGCCTTTCGATGGATGCGTGCTCGGTTACATTAGGGAGAAAGGGGAAGGTTGGGTTTTATGCATGGCGCTTTAGACGACACTTCACTATTCAAGAGGAGCGTGGAAATAATCTCTATGTTCAGTGCAATTTATGTCTACCTACAAAGAACGTACTGTCGACACCGAAAACGTCCTGCTCTAACCTGAAGAAACACCTGGATGTGAGTTGCCAGGGGCAGTGAATACACTGGGGAGTTGAACAGTTCTGTTTTTTTGGTTATTAACTGCCTTGAGTGAGCGCCTTATTATTTGTTTACAGTTAGCCAGCTAGCTAGCAGGCTGCTGTATCTGTCCAGCACAGTCTGCCTCTTAACAGTTCACGCTATTTAACGTGCAATTGGTCGCTTTAACCGTGCTAAACTGCTTGTGCACGAAGTTGATTTGGCACGTTAAACATCACATCCATCCCATCAGCATTACACTAGTAATCTGCTAGTGAGTTGTCGTGTAGTGTTTTTAACCACACAGAGAACTGAGTGTGGCACACATTTGTTTCAGCTTCACACGCTACCGCACCAAATGAAGTTAAATGCATGTTGTGTTTGAATGAAATTATCCACCAAACATCGCGGTGTTTTACTTAACAGTGATGGATAAGGGTGCGCAATCTGAACGCAACATAAATCCAAATAATCCGATAGAGGACGAGAAAACCCACGAGTGAACCCAAGCGATAAACCCAGTAAACAGGGGCCGCCGTAACGCCGCGGTAGTTGAATGCATTATCCGCTTGAATGCATATTATTTCAACCAATTGTGGATGGGAACCGTCAAAATGGTCGAGGGTAGAAGGGGAAGCCCTCCCCTTTACGGTCTACTTCCTGGAGTCCGAAGCGCTATCGGCGAGATAGGGCTGTTTACAGTGGGGGGCGAAAGCAAATGACCACACCGTCTTGGTCTGTATGTCTGCGGGGAGTTTCGAGCCGGAGAGACAAACCCAGCTCTCTGGACGCCGTGTGTACCCACTCCGCCA from Hoplias malabaricus isolate fHopMal1 chromosome 5, fHopMal1.hap1, whole genome shotgun sequence encodes:
- the ccdc115 gene encoding coiled-coil domain-containing protein 115 isoform X1, whose translation is MGLDPVSLKIDQQLLQFMEQLEILEEKRQKLNSLIEEGWFNISKARYSMGNKQVSALQYASEMKPLICVQSSISEKGEVAFKCEPTEFKSEELKASGTAEDIGPKDGVGLRRRMKIKQKESTEEDTSKVQHEQEPQHSLKSEKSPCQHQDPLKWFGILVPQNLKQAQAAFKEVIMLSAEIATLQNVISATRMEMQTQMKDKHKSCLELRE
- the ccdc115 gene encoding coiled-coil domain-containing protein 115 isoform X2: MGLDPVSLKIDQQLLQFMEQLEILEEKRQKLNSLIEEGWFNISKARYSMGNKQVSALQYASEMKPLICVQSSISEKGEVAFKCEPTEFKSEELKASGTAEDIGPKDGGLRRRMKIKQKESTEEDTSKVQHEQEPQHSLKSEKSPCQHQDPLKWFGILVPQNLKQAQAAFKEVIMLSAEIATLQNVISATRMEMQTQMKDKHKSCLELRE
- the ccdc115 gene encoding coiled-coil domain-containing protein 115 isoform X3, translated to MEQLEILEEKRQKLNSLIEEGWFNISKARYSMGNKQVSALQYASEMKPLICVQSSISEKGEVAFKCEPTEFKSEELKASGTAEDIGPKDGVGLRRRMKIKQKESTEEDTSKVQHEQEPQHSLKSEKSPCQHQDPLKWFGILVPQNLKQAQAAFKEVIMLSAEIATLQNVISATRMEMQTQMKDKHKSCLELRE